In the Prosthecomicrobium sp. N25 genome, one interval contains:
- a CDS encoding AI-2E family transporter, with product MTEPAPAPPQTAHGLGTPLITAGGLIFAVGGLYFGRDIFIPFALAVVISFALSPLVAALRRLRLPRVVAVVGAVFIAFLVVVSTAFVVGLQLVELADNLPSYRSTVSQKIRSLQAPGASGGTVDKVTSTVRDIAEELKKEPAPDPANPQASTRPAAKPEASPIPVTIAEGQASPITILTTFVGPLLAPLVTAGLVIVFVVFVLLEREDLRDRFIRLFGAGDLNRSTQALDDAAKRVSRYLLMQLLVNTLYGVPIGLGLFLVGVPNAPLWGLLAVVLRFIPYLGPFIAALFPLALAIAVDPGWTMFLWVGALFLGAELISNNVVEPWLYGSSTGLSPLAIIVSAIFWTTLWGPAGLFLATPLTVCLVVIGRHVPQLRFLDVLLGSDPVLAPEERFYQRLLGGHLEEAIEIAEERIRADSALAFYEHVGIPALRLAENDRQRSAVEIGYRRIVADTAICVVRDIEENAEIESAPEELRNLDHDDITLLCIAGRTELDRAAAEMLAEAAREHGGVVRVLPPIAISHDALGQIDLEGIDAVCLSYLHPNPITYARYTCRRLRRRNPKCRLIVAAWNLASRPAADDLAANIGADAVVFSVAAALDHLAPAPASARSDTPAQDPEADRNASAAVLRSLGLSSTTGEPFESFIKRAAQDFAVPLALVTLARTTAPAPEPAPGDEKVERPASRRDAVWARLLEGEVDVKVFADVTKEERFATDPLILENGIRFFAAAPLISTTGPVIGWLVLIDTRPREPLGDDERELLRGMAAELVAELEAEPATLP from the coding sequence ATGACAGAACCCGCCCCTGCCCCGCCGCAGACCGCCCACGGCCTCGGCACCCCCCTGATCACCGCCGGAGGCCTCATCTTCGCGGTCGGCGGCCTCTACTTCGGGCGGGACATCTTCATCCCCTTCGCGCTGGCGGTCGTCATCAGCTTCGCCTTGTCGCCCCTGGTCGCCGCGCTCCGCCGCCTGCGCCTGCCCCGGGTCGTCGCGGTCGTGGGCGCGGTCTTCATCGCTTTCCTCGTCGTCGTCTCGACCGCCTTCGTGGTCGGCCTGCAACTCGTCGAGCTCGCCGACAACCTGCCGAGCTACCGATCGACCGTCAGCCAGAAGATCCGCAGCCTGCAGGCCCCCGGCGCCAGCGGCGGCACGGTCGACAAGGTGACGTCGACGGTCAGGGACATCGCCGAGGAGCTGAAGAAGGAGCCCGCCCCCGATCCCGCGAACCCGCAGGCGTCCACCCGCCCTGCCGCCAAGCCGGAGGCCTCGCCGATCCCGGTGACGATCGCGGAGGGCCAGGCGAGCCCGATCACCATCCTGACCACATTCGTGGGCCCCCTTCTGGCGCCCCTGGTGACCGCCGGCCTCGTCATCGTCTTCGTCGTCTTCGTGCTTCTGGAACGCGAGGACTTGCGCGACCGCTTCATCCGCCTCTTCGGCGCCGGAGACCTCAACCGCAGCACCCAGGCGCTCGACGACGCCGCCAAGCGCGTGAGCCGCTATCTCCTGATGCAGCTCCTCGTGAACACCCTTTACGGTGTGCCGATCGGCCTCGGCCTCTTCCTAGTCGGCGTTCCCAACGCGCCGCTCTGGGGCCTGCTCGCCGTCGTGCTGCGCTTCATCCCCTATCTCGGGCCCTTCATCGCCGCCCTCTTCCCCCTCGCCCTGGCGATCGCGGTCGACCCCGGCTGGACCATGTTCCTCTGGGTCGGCGCGCTCTTCCTCGGCGCCGAGCTCATCAGCAACAACGTCGTCGAGCCCTGGCTCTACGGCTCCTCGACGGGCCTCTCGCCGCTCGCCATCATCGTCTCGGCCATCTTCTGGACCACCCTCTGGGGCCCGGCCGGCCTGTTCCTCGCCACCCCCCTCACCGTCTGCCTCGTCGTCATCGGCCGCCACGTGCCGCAGCTCCGCTTTCTCGACGTGCTGCTGGGCAGCGATCCCGTGCTGGCCCCGGAGGAGCGCTTCTATCAGCGCCTGCTCGGCGGGCACCTGGAGGAGGCGATCGAGATCGCCGAGGAGCGCATCCGAGCGGACTCGGCCCTGGCCTTCTACGAGCATGTCGGCATCCCGGCGCTTCGCCTCGCCGAGAACGACCGCCAGCGCAGCGCCGTCGAGATCGGCTACCGGCGGATCGTCGCCGACACAGCGATTTGCGTGGTGCGCGACATCGAGGAGAACGCCGAGATCGAATCTGCCCCGGAGGAGCTGCGCAACCTCGATCACGACGACATCACGCTCCTCTGCATCGCGGGTCGCACCGAGCTCGACCGGGCGGCGGCGGAGATGCTGGCCGAGGCGGCCCGCGAGCACGGCGGCGTCGTGCGCGTCCTGCCGCCCATCGCCATCTCGCACGACGCGCTCGGGCAGATCGACCTCGAGGGCATCGACGCGGTCTGCCTCTCCTATCTCCACCCGAACCCGATCACCTATGCCCGCTACACCTGCCGCCGCCTGCGCCGGCGCAATCCGAAGTGCCGGCTGATCGTGGCCGCCTGGAACCTCGCCTCCCGTCCCGCCGCCGACGACCTCGCCGCCAACATCGGCGCCGACGCGGTCGTCTTCTCCGTGGCCGCCGCCCTCGACCACCTCGCCCCCGCCCCCGCCTCCGCCCGGTCCGACACGCCGGCGCAGGACCCCGAGGCGGACCGCAACGCGTCGGCCGCGGTGCTGCGGTCGCTCGGCCTGTCCTCGACCACCGGCGAGCCCTTCGAGAGCTTCATCAAGCGCGCCGCGCAGGACTTCGCCGTCCCGCTCGCCCTCGTCACCCTGGCCCGCACCACGGCCCCCGCCCCTGAACCCGCGCCGGGCGACGAGAAGGTCGAGCGGCCCGCATCGCGGCGCGACGCGGTCTGGGCGCGTCTTCTGGAGGGCGAAGTGGACGTGAAGGTCTTCGCCGACGTGACCAAGGAGGAGCGCTTCGCCACCGACCCGCTGATCCTGGAGAACGGCATCCGCTTCTTCGCCGCCGCCCCTCTCATCTCCACCACGGGCCCGGTGATCGGCTGGCTCGTCCTGATCGACACCCGCCCCCGCGAGCCCCTGGGGGACGACGAACGCGAACTCCTGCGCGGCATGGCCGCGGAACTGGTCGCCGAACTGGAAGCCGAGCCCGCCACCCTGCCGTGA
- a CDS encoding ABC transporter permease, which yields MTTIAERLRRTVDPAALVVFACTALLLFVGSFYSANFLSLPYLLQQLQVAAFLGIIASGVMLVILLGHIDLSIPWVVTIGGMMSTAMSGYGTVGEVLAIPFGLLCGMLFGIVNGVGVAYLRVPSMIFTLGTNAVAQGLMVVHTGGFAPQDHATDAMHFLAVQRSLAGIPNAVLVWAVVGAVLLFLLGRTTLGRSIYAIGNRERASYLSGIDTRRVIVVCFALSGMLAAMGGVLLAGYSTKAYQAMGDAYLLPAIAAVVLGGTNILGGRGSYLGTVAGVILITVLQSILSVMQMEEAYRQMIYGAVIIGMLLFYGRARKLSG from the coding sequence ATGACCACGATCGCCGAACGCCTGCGCCGAACCGTCGACCCGGCCGCCCTGGTCGTCTTCGCCTGCACGGCGCTGCTCCTGTTCGTCGGCAGCTTCTACTCGGCCAACTTCCTGTCCCTGCCCTACCTGCTCCAGCAGCTCCAGGTCGCCGCCTTCCTGGGCATCATCGCATCCGGGGTCATGCTGGTGATCCTCCTCGGCCACATCGACCTGTCGATCCCCTGGGTGGTCACCATCGGGGGCATGATGTCGACCGCCATGTCCGGCTACGGCACGGTCGGCGAGGTCCTCGCCATCCCGTTCGGCCTTCTCTGCGGCATGCTGTTCGGCATCGTCAACGGCGTCGGGGTCGCCTATCTCCGGGTGCCCTCGATGATCTTCACCCTCGGCACCAACGCGGTCGCCCAGGGGCTGATGGTGGTCCACACCGGCGGCTTCGCCCCCCAGGACCACGCGACCGACGCCATGCACTTCCTCGCCGTCCAGCGCAGTCTGGCCGGCATCCCCAACGCCGTGCTGGTCTGGGCCGTGGTCGGCGCGGTCCTCCTGTTTCTCCTCGGCCGGACGACGCTCGGCCGCAGCATCTACGCGATCGGCAACCGGGAGCGCGCGAGCTACCTGTCCGGGATCGACACCCGCCGGGTGATCGTCGTCTGCTTCGCCCTCTCCGGCATGCTCGCCGCCATGGGCGGGGTCCTGCTCGCCGGCTACTCGACCAAGGCCTACCAGGCCATGGGCGACGCCTACCTGCTGCCCGCCATCGCGGCCGTGGTCCTCGGCGGCACCAACATCCTGGGCGGCCGCGGCAGCTACCTCGGCACCGTCGCGGGCGTGATCCTGATCACCGTCCTGCAGTCGATCCTGTCTGTGATGCAGATGGAGGAGGCCTACCGCCAGATGATCTACGGGGCGGTGATCATCGGCATGCTGCTCTTCTACGGACGCGCCCGGAAGCTCTCCGGCTGA
- a CDS encoding sulfotransferase domain-containing protein — MSDAAVSWPRKTRDLHNHHFDSTVWDDYVFRDGDIVVATYAKSGTTWTQQIIGQLVFEGDPDVDVANLSPWIDLRVPPKPVKLAAVEAQTHRRFVKTHLPVDALVMSPKARYVYVARDGRDVVWSMYNHHLNANAAWYAALNDSPGRVGPPIEPPPASIRQYYHEWLDRDGHPFWSFFENVASWWSVRNLPNVLFVHFADLKADLDGEVRRIADFLGITVDPQRWPAILDHCSFDWMKRHAGQTAPLGGVFWDGGAETFIHKGTNGRWRDTLTDAESRKYEDLALARLGPDCARWLAAGRQAVQ; from the coding sequence ATGAGCGATGCCGCCGTGTCATGGCCGCGCAAGACGCGCGACCTTCACAACCACCATTTCGACTCGACCGTCTGGGATGACTACGTCTTCCGCGACGGCGACATCGTCGTCGCAACCTATGCCAAGTCGGGCACGACCTGGACCCAGCAGATCATCGGCCAGCTGGTCTTCGAAGGAGACCCGGATGTCGACGTCGCCAACCTGTCGCCCTGGATCGACCTGCGGGTGCCCCCGAAGCCCGTGAAGCTCGCCGCCGTCGAGGCGCAGACGCACCGCCGCTTCGTGAAGACCCATCTTCCTGTCGACGCCCTCGTGATGTCGCCCAAGGCGCGCTACGTCTACGTGGCCCGCGACGGCCGCGACGTCGTCTGGAGCATGTACAACCATCACCTGAACGCCAACGCCGCCTGGTACGCCGCCCTGAACGACTCCCCCGGCCGCGTCGGCCCGCCGATCGAGCCGCCTCCGGCCTCGATCCGCCAGTACTACCACGAGTGGCTCGACCGGGACGGCCATCCCTTTTGGTCATTCTTCGAGAATGTCGCGAGCTGGTGGTCCGTTCGTAATCTCCCCAACGTGCTCTTCGTCCATTTCGCCGACCTGAAGGCCGACCTCGACGGTGAGGTCCGCCGCATCGCCGACTTCCTCGGCATCACGGTCGATCCGCAGCGCTGGCCGGCGATCCTGGACCATTGCAGCTTCGACTGGATGAAGCGGCACGCCGGCCAGACCGCACCGCTCGGCGGCGTCTTCTGGGACGGCGGCGCCGAGACCTTCATCCACAAGGGGACGAACGGGCGCTGGCGCGACACGCTGACGGACGCCGAGAGCCGCAAGTACGAGGACCTCGCCCTCGCCAGGCTCGGCCCCGACTGCGCGCGCTGGCTCGCCGCGGGCCGCCAAGCCGTCCAATAG
- a CDS encoding c-type cytochrome: protein MIRSLVLAPACLAALLAASLQSPAAEPADKIRRGEYLATIGLCNDCHTPLKTTPDGPVPDMSRMLSGHPAAAGATPPIRLPEPWMAAIGPSLTAFSGPWGVSYAANLTPDPETGVLRGFTEAQFVATLRNGRHQGQGREILPPMPWPWIGKMTDEDLGALFAYLRQIPPVRNRVPDPLPPVN, encoded by the coding sequence ATGATCCGCAGCCTCGTCCTCGCCCCCGCCTGCCTCGCCGCCCTCCTCGCCGCGAGCCTCCAGTCTCCGGCGGCCGAGCCCGCCGACAAGATCCGGCGCGGTGAGTATCTCGCCACCATCGGCCTCTGCAACGATTGCCACACCCCGCTGAAGACGACGCCGGACGGACCCGTGCCCGACATGAGCCGCATGCTCTCCGGCCATCCCGCCGCCGCCGGGGCGACACCCCCGATCCGCCTCCCCGAACCCTGGATGGCCGCGATCGGGCCGTCCCTCACGGCCTTCTCGGGCCCCTGGGGCGTCAGCTACGCCGCCAACCTCACCCCCGACCCGGAGACCGGCGTGCTGCGCGGCTTCACCGAGGCCCAGTTCGTCGCCACGCTGCGCAACGGCCGCCATCAGGGCCAGGGCCGCGAGATCCTGCCGCCGATGCCCTGGCCCTGGATCGGCAAGATGACGGACGAGGATCTCGGCGCCCTTTTCGCCTACCTGCGCCAGATCCCGCCGGTCCGGAACCGGGTGCCGGATCCGCTCCCGCCCGTCAATTGA
- a CDS encoding ABC transporter substrate-binding protein, translated as MTLFQSIRAAAMAALVAVLPLGSAATAQTTKVQVALGDTISVETLAYLIALERAKERGVDYNLTSFAKEELAIQAVVNGQADLGIGTPYSVVQKSKAPLKAVFQVTRLVFFAVADKQLYKTWKDLDGQPFVFHARGTGTEAIGNILAERNGIKFGQRSYVAGSENRVVAMLNGQIKATIVDLANKNLLLAKGGDRFHVLPGLDEKASDEILFGRTDWLAKNQAATDVIVEEFARLWQQMAQNPKIIEQERAKRGLLKDLPKELLANVDKFYAEAVENGVFDKTGGSPAAVRADFDFYTQAGQMTGPAAELKVEEFWDFGPLERARKKIGG; from the coding sequence ATGACCCTCTTCCAGTCCATTCGCGCGGCCGCCATGGCGGCGCTCGTCGCGGTCCTCCCGCTCGGGTCCGCCGCGACGGCCCAGACCACCAAGGTGCAGGTCGCCCTCGGCGACACGATCTCGGTGGAGACCCTCGCCTACCTGATCGCGCTCGAGCGCGCCAAGGAGCGCGGGGTCGACTACAACCTGACTTCCTTCGCCAAGGAGGAACTCGCCATCCAGGCCGTCGTGAACGGCCAGGCGGATCTCGGCATCGGCACGCCCTATTCGGTCGTGCAGAAGTCCAAGGCGCCCCTCAAGGCCGTGTTCCAGGTCACCCGCCTCGTCTTCTTCGCGGTCGCCGACAAGCAGCTCTACAAGACCTGGAAGGACCTCGACGGGCAGCCCTTCGTGTTCCACGCCCGCGGCACCGGGACCGAGGCCATCGGCAACATCCTGGCCGAGCGCAACGGCATCAAGTTCGGCCAGCGCAGCTACGTCGCCGGCTCGGAGAACCGTGTCGTTGCCATGCTGAACGGCCAGATCAAGGCGACCATCGTCGACCTGGCCAACAAGAACCTGCTCCTCGCCAAGGGTGGCGACCGCTTCCACGTCCTGCCCGGCCTCGACGAGAAGGCGAGTGACGAGATCCTCTTCGGCCGCACCGACTGGCTCGCCAAGAACCAGGCCGCCACCGACGTGATCGTCGAGGAGTTCGCCCGCCTCTGGCAGCAGATGGCGCAGAACCCGAAGATCATCGAGCAGGAGCGCGCCAAGCGCGGCCTGCTGAAGGATCTCCCCAAGGAGCTCCTCGCCAACGTCGACAAGTTCTACGCCGAAGCGGTGGAGAACGGCGTCTTCGACAAGACCGGCGGAAGCCCGGCGGCCGTGCGCGCCGACTTCGACTTCTACACCCAGGCCGGCCAGATGACCGGACCCGCCGCGGAGCTGAAGGTCGAGGAGTTCTGGGACTTCGGCCCGCTCGAGCGCGCCCGCAAGAAGATCGGCGGCTGA
- a CDS encoding tetratricopeptide repeat protein, whose translation MSGERKVAAAVRDYIARQHISRDEFAFRTRLGRSTVDKLLTGLFSERTLAIVEGHTGLALRGLLEAGPEPDPVPAEPAAPVRPPDRPSIAVLPFAYFGPDPEQAFMADGLTEDIITGLARLRWLFVIARNSTFVYRGRPVDVRAVARDLGVRYVLEGSVRTAGGRLRVTGQLVDAETGKHIWAERYDGDPGDIFTVLDDITEKVVAAVEPHLTAEEGFRAAARQTDSIDAWGLAVRAIDLINRVEREANREAQALLERAIAIEPSYARPQALLSWATWWSAVCYWDEDRPAALARASERATAALALDANDPWARMVAGLCHSTLGRHDRALGETAAALALNPSFALGHSVHGLVLLRAGQAEAAIAETGRALRLSPLDSLAGLYTSNHGLALLGARRFDEALPFLRRAVASYPAYPGHYNALISCCGHLGLVDEARDFIAIRNRVGPPLVVRTLVANLAAYAHGPTFVEGLRKAGVPEG comes from the coding sequence ATGAGCGGGGAGCGCAAGGTCGCCGCGGCGGTGCGGGACTACATCGCCCGCCAGCACATCTCGCGCGACGAGTTCGCCTTCCGCACGCGGCTCGGGCGGTCGACGGTCGACAAGCTCCTGACGGGCCTCTTCTCCGAGCGTACCCTCGCGATCGTGGAGGGACACACCGGCCTGGCGCTGCGCGGCCTGCTCGAGGCGGGCCCCGAGCCCGACCCGGTCCCGGCCGAGCCGGCCGCACCGGTCCGGCCGCCCGACCGGCCCTCGATCGCGGTCCTGCCCTTCGCGTATTTCGGGCCGGATCCCGAGCAGGCCTTCATGGCCGACGGGCTGACGGAGGACATCATCACGGGGCTCGCCCGCCTTCGCTGGCTCTTCGTAATCGCCCGCAACTCCACCTTCGTGTACCGGGGCCGGCCGGTCGACGTGCGCGCGGTGGCGCGCGACCTCGGCGTCCGCTACGTGCTGGAGGGGAGCGTCCGCACGGCCGGGGGCCGGCTGCGCGTGACCGGCCAGCTCGTCGACGCGGAGACCGGCAAGCACATCTGGGCCGAGCGCTACGACGGCGATCCCGGGGACATCTTCACGGTGCTCGACGACATCACCGAGAAGGTGGTGGCGGCGGTCGAGCCCCACCTCACCGCCGAGGAGGGGTTCCGGGCGGCGGCGCGGCAGACGGACAGCATCGACGCCTGGGGCCTCGCGGTGCGGGCCATCGACCTCATCAACCGGGTGGAGCGGGAGGCGAACCGGGAGGCGCAGGCGCTCTTGGAGAGGGCCATCGCGATCGAACCCTCCTATGCGCGACCGCAGGCGCTGCTGTCCTGGGCGACCTGGTGGTCGGCCGTCTGCTACTGGGACGAGGACCGGCCGGCGGCGCTGGCGCGGGCGAGCGAGAGGGCGACGGCGGCGCTGGCACTCGACGCCAACGATCCCTGGGCCCGGATGGTCGCCGGGCTCTGCCACAGCACCCTCGGCCGTCACGACCGGGCGCTCGGCGAGACCGCCGCGGCGCTCGCGCTGAACCCGAGCTTCGCGCTCGGCCATTCGGTCCACGGGCTGGTCCTGCTCCGGGCCGGGCAGGCCGAGGCGGCGATCGCCGAGACCGGCCGGGCGCTGCGCCTCAGCCCGCTCGACAGCCTGGCGGGGCTCTATACGTCGAACCACGGTCTCGCCCTCCTCGGGGCGCGGCGCTTCGACGAGGCGCTGCCGTTCCTGCGCCGGGCGGTGGCGTCCTACCCGGCCTATCCGGGCCACTACAACGCGCTGATCAGCTGCTGCGGGCATCTCGGCCTCGTCGACGAGGCGCGGGACTTCATCGCGATCCGCAACCGCGTCGGCCCGCCCCTGGTGGTCAGGACCCTCGTCGCCAACCTCGCCGCTTACGCGCATGGGCCGACCTTCGTCGAAGGGTTGCGCAAGGCCGGGGTGCCGGAGGGGTGA